The Kroppenstedtia pulmonis genome has a segment encoding these proteins:
- the tsaD gene encoding tRNA (adenosine(37)-N6)-threonylcarbamoyltransferase complex transferase subunit TsaD codes for MKNENRNCFILGIETSCDETSAAVVRNGQELLSNVISSQMEVHRRFGGVVPEVASRRHVERITLIIQDALDQAGVTQRDLSAVAVTQGPGLVGALLIGVSAAKALSFAANLPLIGVHHIAGHIYASHLVEPLHFPLVALVASGGHTELIYMPSHNRFERLGRTRDDAAGEAFDKVARVLGLPYPGGPRIDQLAKEGKPSLNLPRAWLEPDSLDFSFSGLKSAVINQIHNANQRDEQVNAADLAASFQQSVVEVLTEKAIRAVHRMGVQELVLAGGVSANSGLRDALTHRCEKEGIRLRIPPLKLCTDNAAMIAAAGTYRYWEGQFADYTLNAVPNLSLTAMD; via the coding sequence ATGAAAAATGAAAATAGAAACTGCTTCATTCTTGGTATTGAAACCAGTTGTGACGAAACGTCTGCGGCAGTGGTGCGAAATGGACAGGAGCTGTTGTCCAACGTTATTTCTTCTCAGATGGAGGTACATCGCCGCTTTGGTGGAGTCGTGCCGGAGGTGGCTTCCCGTCGTCATGTGGAACGTATCACCCTGATCATCCAGGATGCATTGGATCAAGCAGGTGTCACACAACGGGACTTGTCAGCAGTGGCTGTTACTCAGGGACCGGGATTAGTGGGGGCTTTATTGATCGGGGTGTCTGCGGCGAAGGCCCTTTCCTTTGCGGCGAACTTGCCTCTGATAGGGGTGCACCATATTGCCGGACATATTTATGCCTCCCATTTGGTGGAACCTTTGCATTTTCCCCTGGTTGCCTTGGTGGCTTCAGGCGGACACACGGAACTGATTTACATGCCTTCTCATAATCGCTTTGAACGGTTGGGCCGCACACGGGATGATGCTGCAGGGGAAGCCTTTGACAAAGTGGCTCGGGTACTGGGTTTGCCTTACCCAGGAGGACCCCGGATTGATCAGTTGGCCAAGGAGGGAAAACCCAGCCTGAACTTGCCCAGGGCTTGGCTGGAACCGGATTCTTTGGATTTTAGCTTCAGCGGTCTCAAATCTGCGGTGATCAATCAGATCCACAATGCCAACCAGCGTGATGAACAAGTGAATGCAGCCGATCTGGCAGCCAGTTTTCAGCAGTCCGTGGTGGAGGTGTTAACGGAGAAAGCGATCAGGGCGGTTCACCGGATGGGGGTGCAGGAACTGGTATTGGCCGGGGGTGTCTCCGCCAATTCGGGATTAAGGGATGCACTGACCCATCGATGTGAGAAGGAAGGGATTCGTTTACGGATTCCACCCTTGAAACTGTGTACGGACAATGCAGCGATGATTGCCGCGGCGGGAACATACCG
- the rimI gene encoding ribosomal protein S18-alanine N-acetyltransferase: protein MDHSPINFRFMVLGDIPAVLQVEHASFTTPWTRQAFYNELAYNQFARYIVVEKDRKVIGYGGSWIILDEAHITNIAIHPDYQGVGIGNATLDFLMEAARQAGAEKMTLEVRVSNHVAQSLYKKKGFVETGIRPGYYTDNQEDAIIMWVKLNEK from the coding sequence ATGGATCATTCCCCCATTAACTTTCGGTTTATGGTATTGGGAGATATACCCGCTGTGTTGCAGGTGGAACATGCTTCCTTTACGACCCCCTGGACTCGGCAGGCATTTTACAATGAACTGGCTTATAATCAGTTCGCCCGGTATATTGTGGTGGAGAAAGACCGTAAGGTCATCGGATATGGCGGGAGTTGGATCATTTTGGACGAAGCTCATATCACCAATATTGCTATTCACCCTGATTATCAGGGTGTGGGGATCGGCAACGCCACCCTGGATTTTTTAATGGAAGCGGCCCGACAAGCAGGAGCGGAGAAAATGACACTGGAGGTACGGGTGAGCAACCATGTGGCGCAAAGCTTATATAAGAAAAAGGGGTTTGTGGAGACAGGGATTCGTCCAGGGTATTATACCGATAATCAAGAAGATGCCATCATTATGTGGGTGAAACTCAATGAAAAATGA
- the tsaB gene encoding tRNA (adenosine(37)-N6)-threonylcarbamoyltransferase complex dimerization subunit type 1 TsaB, producing MKLLAIDTSTLVMSVAVLEADKVLGEVTTNLHKNHSVRLMPTVHQLMQELDLTPDQLEAVAVAKGPGSYTGVRIGFTTAKTIAWSCGIPLIPISSLAVLAMNGSRFGGGVVPLFDARRNRIYTGLYRGKDGQVELMKEDRVMDLDGWLEELKEQGPLLFLGDDVRLFQTTIQQVLGENAKFGQPGENIPRAAHLGRLALDQVDRESSAQDAAPDYLQLTEAEAKWLKTQKNGVKRDGSFPH from the coding sequence ATGAAACTGTTAGCGATAGATACATCCACCTTGGTGATGAGCGTGGCTGTTTTGGAAGCGGACAAGGTATTGGGAGAAGTCACCACCAACCTTCATAAAAACCATTCTGTACGGTTAATGCCGACTGTTCACCAACTTATGCAGGAGCTGGATTTGACTCCGGATCAGTTGGAAGCTGTCGCTGTCGCCAAAGGTCCTGGTTCCTATACAGGGGTTCGCATAGGCTTTACAACTGCCAAAACCATTGCCTGGAGTTGCGGAATTCCTTTGATTCCTATTTCCAGCCTGGCTGTGTTGGCCATGAACGGAAGTCGCTTTGGAGGAGGAGTGGTTCCCTTGTTTGATGCCCGTCGCAACCGGATTTACACGGGTTTGTACAGGGGAAAAGATGGTCAGGTGGAGCTGATGAAAGAGGACCGGGTGATGGATCTGGATGGGTGGTTAGAGGAACTCAAGGAACAGGGCCCCCTTCTGTTTTTAGGGGATGACGTAAGATTGTTTCAGACAACCATACAGCAAGTACTGGGGGAAAATGCGAAATTTGGACAACCGGGGGAAAATATCCCCCGAGCGGCTCATTTGGGCCGATTGGCTCTGGATCAGGTGGACAGGGAGTCTTCTGCGCAAGATGCTGCTCCTGACTATCTACAATTGACGGAAGCGGAGGCCAAATGGTTAAAGACGCAGAAGAACGGAGTGAAGCGGGATGGATCATTCCCCCATTAA
- the tsaE gene encoding tRNA (adenosine(37)-N6)-threonylcarbamoyltransferase complex ATPase subunit type 1 TsaE, producing the protein MKRKGCDIVTTSPEETKELGHRLAQILQPGDVLALEGDLGAGKTTFSQGLAQGLGIPGSIDSPTFTLIKEYEAGRLPFYHMDVYRLEEPEEELGWDEYFYGQGVTLVEWAGRITPWLPEKVVWITIHLGENGSRKIVVSPPDEWMERFCRKVTMT; encoded by the coding sequence ATGAAGCGTAAAGGCTGTGACATTGTGACAACCAGCCCGGAAGAGACAAAAGAACTGGGGCATCGATTGGCACAGATTCTTCAACCGGGAGACGTATTGGCATTGGAAGGGGATTTAGGGGCAGGAAAGACCACCTTCTCCCAGGGTCTGGCCCAGGGGTTAGGGATACCGGGGTCCATTGACAGCCCCACCTTTACTTTGATCAAGGAATATGAGGCGGGACGTCTCCCTTTCTATCATATGGATGTGTACCGATTGGAAGAACCGGAGGAAGAGTTGGGTTGGGACGAGTATTTTTACGGCCAAGGGGTTACCTTGGTGGAATGGGCAGGCCGGATTACTCCCTGGTTGCCGGAGAAGGTCGTATGGATTACGATTCACCTGGGGGAAAATGGATCCCGTAAAATCGTTGTGTCGCCACCGGATGAATGGATGGAGCGCTTTTGCAGAAAGGTGACAATGACATGA
- the thiL gene encoding thiamine-phosphate kinase produces the protein MMQDEFSMIRSLLRLRGSVDHQEQVEVDAGDDAAVVKHSSGTSVVLTCDTMVETVHFLPDTMTPFDIGYKCMVSNISDIAAMGGIPAHAIVSLAVPRTWSQPSVEEIYQGILAAGKPFSIHLAGGDTVAAPRHLVLSITLMGEVETGKALLRSSARPGDILFITGEIGASAGGLHLQMHRQDLRKQPYAASLIKAHRRPWPRVEAGRYLLRSGTRPACNDISDGLAGEAQEIADASGVRLVVDLDKIPVGKDLLAYGKETGCDIREWVLHGGEDFELLGSVSQTDWEKLRKESVEQGIPLFEIGRVEQGTPGVDCIHKGKRRTWTRTGYNHFADR, from the coding sequence ATGATGCAGGATGAATTTTCCATGATCCGTTCTTTACTCCGGTTGCGGGGATCAGTGGATCATCAGGAACAGGTGGAAGTGGATGCCGGGGATGATGCGGCGGTTGTAAAGCATTCCAGTGGAACCTCTGTGGTCTTGACTTGTGATACGATGGTGGAGACGGTTCACTTTTTGCCGGATACCATGACGCCCTTTGATATTGGGTATAAGTGCATGGTAAGTAACATCAGTGATATTGCCGCTATGGGCGGGATACCTGCCCATGCTATCGTCTCTCTGGCTGTTCCCCGGACTTGGTCCCAGCCTTCTGTGGAAGAAATTTATCAGGGGATACTGGCGGCGGGAAAGCCTTTTTCCATTCACCTTGCAGGGGGGGATACCGTGGCGGCTCCCCGGCATCTGGTACTCAGTATCACATTGATGGGGGAGGTAGAAACGGGAAAAGCCCTTCTGCGCTCTTCAGCCCGGCCAGGGGACATCCTTTTTATTACGGGGGAAATCGGGGCCTCGGCAGGGGGATTGCATTTGCAGATGCATCGGCAGGATTTGCGCAAGCAGCCCTATGCTGCATCCTTGATCAAAGCTCATCGCCGCCCCTGGCCAAGGGTGGAAGCGGGACGTTATTTGCTTCGATCCGGAACCCGGCCGGCCTGTAATGATATCAGTGACGGTTTGGCGGGTGAAGCTCAAGAGATTGCCGATGCAAGCGGAGTCCGACTCGTTGTGGATCTGGATAAAATTCCGGTGGGAAAGGACCTGTTGGCTTATGGAAAAGAGACAGGTTGCGACATCAGAGAATGGGTTCTTCATGGCGGAGAGGACTTTGAGCTTCTTGGCAGTGTTTCTCAGACAGATTGGGAAAAACTTCGGAAAGAAAGCGTGGAGCAAGGTATCCCCCTCTTTGAAATCGGCAGGGTGGAACAGGGAACACCTGGGGTAGACTGTATACACAAGGGAAAAAGACGGACATGGACCCGGACGGGATATAATCATTTTGCGGACAGGTGA
- a CDS encoding MogA/MoaB family molybdenum cofactor biosynthesis protein, whose product MWRVGVITVSDKGSNGEREDQSGELLRRMVKKIQGEVVCYVVIPDDLETIRETLVRFCDGKKLDLIFTTGGTGLSPRDVTPEATQSVIHREVPGIAETMRQKTSMKTKYALLSRQVSGIRGSTLIINLPGSPKAVQECYEVIEPILPHGLEIMTGKVTDHNKK is encoded by the coding sequence ATGTGGCGTGTCGGTGTGATTACTGTCAGCGACAAAGGAAGCAACGGGGAAAGAGAAGATCAAAGTGGAGAACTCCTCCGTCGAATGGTGAAGAAAATACAGGGGGAGGTGGTTTGTTACGTCGTGATACCGGATGATCTGGAAACGATTCGGGAGACACTGGTTCGATTTTGTGACGGGAAAAAGCTAGACTTGATTTTCACAACTGGGGGTACCGGTCTCTCTCCCCGGGATGTGACACCTGAGGCGACTCAATCCGTTATTCATCGGGAAGTACCGGGGATTGCCGAAACCATGCGACAAAAAACATCGATGAAGACAAAGTATGCCCTGCTGTCCAGACAAGTATCCGGAATCCGGGGTTCCACTCTGATCATTAATCTTCCGGGAAGTCCCAAGGCAGTACAGGAATGTTATGAAGTCATCGAACCTATTTTGCCTCACGGATTGGAAATTATGACAGGGAAAGTAACCGATCATAATAAAAAATGA
- the moaC gene encoding cyclic pyranopterin monophosphate synthase MoaC: protein MKQFTHMNEQGRARMVDVSHKQTTHRRAVARARVRMKEETLEQIRSGRIKKGDVLSVAQVAGIMAAKNTSSLIPMCHPIPLKGADIHFREEGRDCLLIEAEVKTDNVTGVEMEALTAVSIAALTVYDMCKSLDKEMVVEETCLLSKTGGKSGNYFRREEV from the coding sequence ATGAAGCAATTTACACACATGAATGAACAAGGGAGAGCCCGGATGGTAGATGTATCCCACAAACAAACCACCCATCGCAGAGCGGTTGCCCGTGCCCGGGTTCGGATGAAAGAGGAAACCCTGGAGCAGATCCGTTCAGGGAGAATAAAAAAGGGGGATGTACTCAGTGTTGCTCAGGTTGCAGGGATTATGGCAGCCAAAAATACCTCGTCTTTAATTCCCATGTGCCATCCGATTCCCTTAAAAGGGGCGGATATTCATTTTCGGGAAGAAGGCCGGGATTGTTTGTTGATTGAAGCGGAAGTGAAAACGGACAATGTAACCGGTGTGGAGATGGAAGCATTGACTGCAGTCAGTATCGCCGCCTTGACGGTTTATGATATGTGTAAATCCCTGGACAAAGAGATGGTGGTGGAAGAGACTTGTCTCCTTTCCAAAACCGGTGGAAAAAGCGGGAACTATTTTCGACGGGAGGAAGTGTAA
- the moaA gene encoding GTP 3',8-cyclase MoaA: protein MERIRDRLGRPLHDLRVSVTDRCNFRCRYCMPEEIFHANYAFLPRRSLLSFDEITRLVRLFAGFGVEKIRLTGGEPLLRRNLSELIRMIKKVEGIRDVALTTNASLLAQQAVGLKEAGLDRVNVSLDALDDAVFSRMNGGKSDVRRVLEGIDAAIEAGLAVKVNMVVQKGVNESEILPMARYFREKGPVLRFIEFMDVGNSNGWNLKQVVSKQEILERIHAEMPLEPVEPHYYGEVANRYRYCGTEGEIGVISSVTDSFCATCTRARLSAEGRLFTCLFATQGHDLRTPLRNGASENEMKAHIRNIWTDRQDRYSEERDHTGTSQRKKVEMSYIGG from the coding sequence ATGGAGCGGATACGGGATCGGTTGGGACGTCCCCTTCACGATTTGCGTGTATCGGTGACGGATCGTTGCAACTTTCGGTGTCGTTATTGCATGCCGGAGGAAATTTTTCATGCCAATTATGCTTTTTTACCCCGGAGATCGCTGTTGTCTTTTGATGAGATCACTCGCCTTGTCCGTCTGTTTGCCGGATTCGGAGTGGAAAAAATTCGCTTGACCGGCGGAGAGCCCTTGCTGCGCAGGAATCTGTCGGAACTGATCCGGATGATCAAAAAAGTGGAGGGGATCCGGGATGTAGCCCTGACCACCAATGCATCGCTATTGGCTCAACAAGCAGTGGGATTGAAAGAAGCGGGGCTGGATCGTGTCAATGTCAGTTTGGATGCCTTGGATGACGCTGTATTTTCCCGAATGAACGGGGGGAAATCCGATGTCCGACGGGTTCTGGAAGGGATTGACGCGGCGATAGAGGCGGGCTTGGCGGTTAAGGTGAACATGGTTGTGCAAAAGGGAGTCAACGAATCCGAGATTTTGCCCATGGCCCGCTATTTCCGGGAAAAGGGTCCGGTTTTGCGGTTTATTGAGTTTATGGATGTTGGAAATAGTAACGGATGGAACCTGAAACAGGTGGTTTCCAAACAGGAGATATTGGAACGTATTCATGCAGAGATGCCTTTGGAACCAGTGGAACCTCATTACTACGGGGAAGTGGCGAATCGCTACCGATACTGCGGAACCGAAGGGGAAATTGGCGTCATTTCATCGGTGACAGACTCTTTTTGCGCCACGTGTACCCGGGCCCGCCTGTCTGCAGAAGGCCGTCTCTTTACCTGCCTTTTTGCCACTCAGGGGCATGATTTGCGGACTCCCTTGCGAAATGGAGCCAGCGAGAATGAAATGAAAGCCCATATCCGTAACATATGGACTGACCGCCAGGATCGTTACTCGGAGGAGAGGGATCATACCGGAACGTCCCAACGCAAAAAAGTGGAGATGTCCTATATCGGGGGTTGA
- a CDS encoding molybdopterin biosynthesis protein, whose protein sequence is MHKKHVDPVPVAQALEQLLHHVHIQPRREKIPVDQARERVTAEPVQALISMPAYPAAAMDGIAVKADVTAGATPNHPLRLYKGKDFEYINTGDPMPLDKDSVIMIEHVRTVGEGVVEIQHPASTWKHVRQAGEDIVKGELILPAHHQIRPVDLGALIAGGVQEVTVWTKPKVAVIPTGSELISPDGIPERGEIPEFNGRVFAAYLEEWGAIPDYRGIVPDDPASLREAVESAVEECDLVILNAGSSMGSRDFTPKVLNRMGEVLLHGVAARPGKPVVLASVSGKPVVGLPGYPVSAYLSLEWFIHPIIQHWYGVYSRPRERIVTRLTSPVQGKPGAEDFVRMRIGRIGKEYLSSPLTRRAGVTMSMVRADGLLTIPLEEEGYQAGKRVELELVRSRQEIDSTILFSGSDDVVLPRLDSILRGYKPGLSLSCDWTQGKDGIQALLEGRCHIAGVSLPDSGSWSRIGLDSFQPDTHDLYHVPLFKRTVGWMARSPRLLSGKRGSDLCQSGLRLLNRPSGCSLRAYLDGELQEKEIDPYLVKGYHWTESSHLRGASAVAEGTADVALGLKAAASLFGLAFMPLFDEIYCLYMPFSFADSEPGKHLLEAIRSDSFRAEVDRCPGYTREAPNQGG, encoded by the coding sequence TTGCATAAAAAGCACGTGGATCCTGTTCCTGTTGCCCAGGCCTTGGAGCAATTGTTACACCATGTCCACATTCAGCCCCGGCGAGAAAAAATTCCGGTGGATCAAGCCAGAGAAAGGGTGACGGCGGAGCCGGTTCAAGCGTTGATTTCAATGCCGGCTTATCCTGCTGCGGCTATGGATGGCATTGCCGTCAAAGCGGATGTAACTGCAGGTGCGACACCAAATCACCCCTTGCGTTTATATAAAGGGAAAGATTTTGAGTATATTAATACAGGTGATCCCATGCCCCTGGATAAAGATTCGGTGATCATGATTGAACATGTGCGGACTGTCGGGGAGGGAGTCGTAGAGATTCAGCACCCGGCTTCCACCTGGAAGCATGTCCGTCAAGCCGGGGAAGACATTGTTAAAGGCGAGCTGATTCTTCCTGCTCATCACCAAATCCGGCCTGTGGATCTAGGGGCATTGATTGCCGGGGGTGTACAGGAGGTGACAGTCTGGACAAAGCCGAAAGTAGCGGTTATCCCTACGGGCTCCGAACTGATTTCCCCTGATGGCATACCTGAAAGGGGGGAGATTCCGGAGTTCAATGGAAGGGTCTTTGCCGCCTATTTGGAAGAATGGGGAGCTATTCCCGATTACAGAGGTATCGTCCCGGATGATCCTGCTTCCTTGCGTGAGGCTGTGGAATCAGCTGTTGAGGAATGTGATCTGGTTATTTTAAATGCAGGTTCATCCATGGGGTCCAGGGATTTCACTCCCAAGGTGCTGAACAGAATGGGAGAAGTACTGCTTCACGGTGTGGCGGCACGTCCCGGAAAACCGGTAGTGCTGGCCAGTGTGTCGGGAAAGCCGGTGGTGGGTCTCCCAGGGTACCCCGTGTCCGCTTATCTTTCCCTGGAGTGGTTTATTCATCCGATTATCCAACATTGGTACGGTGTTTATTCCCGACCAAGGGAGCGGATTGTGACCCGGCTGACAAGTCCGGTGCAAGGCAAACCGGGAGCGGAAGACTTTGTACGGATGCGGATCGGTCGGATCGGAAAAGAGTATTTGTCATCTCCATTGACCAGGAGAGCAGGTGTGACGATGTCCATGGTTCGGGCGGATGGTTTATTAACCATTCCGTTGGAAGAAGAAGGCTACCAGGCTGGAAAAAGGGTGGAGCTGGAGTTAGTGCGGAGTCGGCAGGAGATCGATTCGACGATCCTTTTTTCAGGCAGTGACGATGTGGTCCTTCCTCGTCTGGATTCTATTCTTCGGGGATACAAACCGGGATTATCCCTGTCCTGTGACTGGACTCAGGGCAAAGACGGGATTCAGGCACTACTGGAGGGGCGGTGTCATATAGCCGGGGTTTCCCTGCCTGATTCCGGTTCCTGGAGCAGGATCGGATTGGATAGCTTTCAGCCTGATACCCACGACTTATACCATGTTCCTCTCTTTAAAAGAACGGTGGGGTGGATGGCACGATCCCCCCGTCTTTTGTCTGGTAAAAGGGGGAGTGATCTCTGCCAATCCGGTTTACGGTTACTAAATCGACCCTCAGGCTGCTCCTTGCGTGCTTATCTGGATGGGGAATTGCAGGAGAAAGAAATCGATCCTTACTTGGTAAAGGGCTATCACTGGACAGAGTCTTCCCATTTGCGAGGGGCATCTGCAGTGGCGGAAGGAACGGCGGATGTCGCATTGGGGCTGAAAGCAGCTGCCTCTTTGTTTGGACTCGCTTTTATGCCTTTGTTTGATGAAATATACTGCTTATACATGCCTTTCTCCTTTGCTGACAGTGAGCCGGGAAAGCACTTACTGGAAGCCATCCGTTCAGATTCCTTCAGGGCTGAAGTGGATCGTTGTCCAGGGTATACAAGGGAAGCACCGAATCAGGGTGGATAG
- a CDS encoding aminotransferase class I/II-fold pyridoxal phosphate-dependent enzyme: MVDRPPFSQLVTSLPSVVPFVPPEEMERRTGISLRLRLGANESPFGMSPQAEEAMKKAVEVSHFYGDALCHDLREALADVHNISPDQLVFGSGIDELLGLIARVFLNPGDAVTTSLGGYPTFEYHVKSVGAQLHHVPYQGDFNDLDGLIRTAEETGSRILYLANPDNPTGTFFSHQELRPFLDRLPSGCLLLLDEAYLEFAPSASWLPIDASDPRIIRTRTFSKAHGMAGARIGYAIAEEKTVQAFNKIRNHFGINRAAQAGALASLKDESFLTFVTDEVAKGRKEYAALADELGLRAIPSATNFVAIDVGSADRARSIMDALWKEGVFIRVPGAPPLNQLIRVGVGTSEERQAFADSLRRVVKNV, from the coding sequence TTGGTTGACCGTCCTCCCTTTTCCCAGTTGGTCACATCGCTACCTTCCGTTGTTCCCTTTGTTCCTCCGGAAGAGATGGAACGCAGAACCGGTATTTCCCTTCGTCTCCGTTTAGGTGCCAACGAAAGCCCCTTTGGCATGTCTCCCCAGGCGGAAGAAGCAATGAAAAAGGCGGTGGAAGTGTCCCATTTCTACGGGGATGCCCTGTGCCATGATTTACGGGAAGCTCTGGCGGATGTTCACAACATTTCACCGGATCAACTCGTCTTCGGCAGTGGGATCGATGAGCTTTTGGGACTGATTGCCAGGGTCTTTCTTAATCCCGGAGATGCAGTCACAACTTCCCTCGGTGGCTATCCCACCTTCGAATACCATGTGAAGAGTGTGGGGGCTCAGCTCCATCATGTGCCTTATCAAGGTGACTTCAACGATCTGGATGGACTGATCCGTACAGCTGAAGAAACAGGTTCCCGGATTTTGTATCTGGCCAACCCGGACAATCCCACAGGTACTTTCTTTTCCCATCAAGAGTTAAGACCCTTTTTGGATCGATTGCCTTCCGGTTGTTTGTTACTATTGGATGAAGCATACCTTGAATTTGCTCCCTCCGCCTCCTGGCTGCCCATCGATGCTTCCGATCCCCGGATCATCCGTACCCGTACCTTTTCCAAAGCCCATGGAATGGCCGGTGCCCGAATCGGTTATGCCATTGCGGAGGAAAAAACCGTGCAAGCTTTTAACAAGATCCGAAACCACTTCGGTATCAACCGGGCAGCCCAGGCAGGAGCCCTGGCCTCCTTAAAAGATGAATCATTTCTTACCTTTGTCACAGATGAAGTGGCCAAGGGACGGAAGGAGTATGCTGCTTTAGCTGATGAACTTGGATTACGGGCCATTCCCTCAGCCACCAACTTTGTTGCCATCGATGTGGGAAGCGCCGACCGGGCCCGCTCCATTATGGATGCTTTATGGAAAGAAGGCGTTTTTATCCGTGTACCCGGAGCCCCTCCCTTGAATCAGTTGATCCGGGTTGGTGTAGGGACATCGGAAGAGCGCCAAGCCTTTGCAGACAGCCTCCGTCGGGTAGTGAAGAATGTGTAA